The genomic region TATCAAAAGATTGACCCTATTAACACTACACTAGAGCACATCAAAAAGAATAAGTTTGCTAGTGAAAAAGAAATCGAAGCAATAAATCTTGAAGTAAAAGAAACGATAGCTGAAGCCATTAAATTTGCTGATGAATCACCATTCCCTACAAAACAAGATTTATATGATAGTGTTTATGAACAAGTAGATTATCCATTTATTAAAGACTAAGAAGATGGCAGAAGTAGTAAATATGCCCAGACTCAGTGATACAATGACTGAAGGTGTGGTAGCAAAATGGCACAAAAATGTTGGTGACCAAGTTTCAGAAGGTGATTTATTAGCCGAAATAGAAACAGATAAGGCCACGATGGAATTCGAAAGCTTTCAAGAAGGATTCTTATTACATATTGGAGTTGCCGAAGGAGCCAAAGCCCCTGTTGATAGAATACTTGCTATCTTGGGTGAAAAAGGCGAGGACATTACTGAACTATTGAAAGTTGAAGCAGCTCCAGAACCTAAAAAAGAAGAGTCAGCAAAAGCAGCTCCAAAGGCGGTCGAAAAACCTAAAACAGAAGAGGTAAAAACAGCAGCTCCTGCCCCTACCAAAACAAAAGAAACAACTGTTGAAAGCAATGGAAAGGCTATAGCTTCTCCTCTAGCTAAAAAATTAGCTGATGAAAGAAATATAAACCTTTCACTAGTCAAAGGAACCGGCGATGCTGGAAGAATAGTAAAACGAGATATTGACAATTACTCTGGTGGAAACTCAGCACCTTCTATTGAACGTTACACTGAAGTTGAAGTGTCTCAAATGAGAAAAGTCATTGCACAAAGACTTGGAGAAAGTAAATTTACAGCACCTCACTTCTATTTGACATGTGAGATAAATATGGACAGAACCATTGAAGCTAGGAAAGCCATTAATACTGTTTCACCAGTAAAAATATCTTTCAATGACATGATAGTTAAAGCAACTTCAATGGCATTACAGGAACATCCTCAAGTAAACTCAAGTTGGTTAGGAGATAGAATTCGTTTCAATGAACACATTCATATTGGAGTAGCTATGGCAATTGAAGATGGTCTGCTCGTTCCGGTAGTAAGATTTGCTAACAATAAAAGACTTTCTGAAATATCATCTGAAGTTAAAGAGTACGGCGTTAGAGCTAAAGCTAAGAAACTTCAACCAGAAGATTGGGAAGGCAATACCTTTACTATCTCAAATCTTGGAATGTTTGATATCGAGGAATTTACTGCAATAATAAACCCTCCTGACGCATGCATTCTAGCAATTGGAAGTATAGTTGAGAAGCCAATTGTGAAAAATGGAGAAATAGTAATTGGAAATACTCTAAAAGTAACACTTTCATGCGATCATAGAGTAGTAGATGGCGTGGTAGGTTCAAAATTCTTAGGAACTCTAAAAGGGTATTTAGAAAATCCAGTCCTATTTATGGGCTCAAATAACATATAAATTAGAGTGGAAAAGTAATTTAAGCCCTATCAATTCTGATAGGGCTTTTTTTTATCTTTATGCCATGCAACAATTATTCACTTCGATAGAATACTTAAAAGGAGTTGGACCAAAACGAGCCGAACTATTGAGAAGTGAATTACGCATTCATACCTTTAACGACTTGCTCAACTATTTTCCATTTAGATACGTTGACAAAACAAAATTCTATAAAACCAATGATGTAAATAGTGAGTTACCATATGTACAAATTAT from Flavobacteriales bacterium harbors:
- a CDS encoding pyruvate dehydrogenase complex dihydrolipoamide acetyltransferase; amino-acid sequence: MAEVVNMPRLSDTMTEGVVAKWHKNVGDQVSEGDLLAEIETDKATMEFESFQEGFLLHIGVAEGAKAPVDRILAILGEKGEDITELLKVEAAPEPKKEESAKAAPKAVEKPKTEEVKTAAPAPTKTKETTVESNGKAIASPLAKKLADERNINLSLVKGTGDAGRIVKRDIDNYSGGNSAPSIERYTEVEVSQMRKVIAQRLGESKFTAPHFYLTCEINMDRTIEARKAINTVSPVKISFNDMIVKATSMALQEHPQVNSSWLGDRIRFNEHIHIGVAMAIEDGLLVPVVRFANNKRLSEISSEVKEYGVRAKAKKLQPEDWEGNTFTISNLGMFDIEEFTAIINPPDACILAIGSIVEKPIVKNGEIVIGNTLKVTLSCDHRVVDGVVGSKFLGTLKGYLENPVLFMGSNNI